The following are encoded together in the Robertmurraya sp. FSL R5-0851 genome:
- a CDS encoding tyrosine-type recombinase/integrase, producing the protein MARRTNELSIEELSVINTSKMIKEIDFQTALSLFVDDCEIRNLRPQTIQYYRNELSVFYKMLMEKEFNPAPTNITKEQIKSIILHMKEKGLQTVSINTRLRAIRAFFNFLHRERHIKENPLSDIKLLKDRRKVVETFSHEQLQMLFNQPNLRSFVGVRDYTFMLLLLETGIRVSELEGVCVQDILWNESKLHIRNTKTYKERIVPIQAKMKNQLQKYIQIRGVMETDALFVTLDGDKMSKRQFQNRVTFYGKQADIKGVRCSCHTFRHTFAKLSVKNGAGIFELQQILGHTSMEMVRVYVNLFSDDVMDKHRTFSPLVNLKVRM; encoded by the coding sequence ATGGCAAGGCGTACAAACGAGTTATCTATTGAGGAATTATCCGTTATTAACACATCAAAAATGATAAAGGAGATTGATTTCCAAACGGCTCTTTCATTATTTGTTGATGATTGTGAAATAAGAAATCTTAGACCACAAACAATCCAATATTACAGAAATGAATTATCGGTTTTTTACAAGATGCTTATGGAAAAAGAGTTTAACCCTGCTCCTACCAACATAACGAAAGAACAAATAAAAAGTATAATCCTGCACATGAAAGAAAAAGGATTACAAACAGTAAGCATTAACACACGTTTAAGAGCCATCAGAGCATTTTTTAATTTTTTGCATCGTGAACGACACATTAAAGAAAATCCATTAAGTGACATCAAACTACTAAAAGACCGTAGAAAAGTAGTTGAAACCTTTTCACATGAACAACTACAAATGCTCTTTAATCAGCCGAATTTGCGTTCTTTTGTTGGTGTGAGGGATTACACTTTTATGCTATTACTGCTTGAAACAGGCATCCGTGTGAGCGAATTAGAAGGTGTATGTGTTCAAGATATTTTATGGAACGAATCTAAACTTCATATTAGGAATACAAAGACATATAAAGAGCGGATCGTGCCTATTCAAGCAAAAATGAAAAATCAATTACAGAAGTATATTCAAATACGTGGAGTAATGGAAACAGATGCTTTGTTTGTTACGCTTGATGGTGACAAGATGTCTAAAAGGCAATTCCAGAACAGGGTGACATTTTACGGGAAACAAGCAGATATAAAAGGGGTTCGATGCTCCTGCCATACTTTTAGGCATACATTTGCAAAATTGAGCGTAAAGAATGGTGCAGGCATATTTGAATTACAACAAATATTAGGACATACGAGTATGGAAATGGTACGAGTATATGTCAATCTGTTTAGTGATGATGTAATGGATAAACACAGAACGTTTTCACCCTTAGTCAATCTAAAAGTAAGAATGTAG
- a CDS encoding zinc ribbon domain-containing protein, with protein MYCSKCGGELKDDFSFCPKCGEKNSHNSNSKVIKKSENDFSKRKVITDEGYYKIINNLDSYFGRLKNTNKLIMFSVYFFICFFVISSVMYGDAFADISIIPLLLFAFLYFGLLNFILISNHGYDSKLKIQISVILFFTSLASLYINYEDSVDKLFNSGDVFTFCSFVSLIITVINLVIFNIVSRELKKAKESSVLTNDLSQ; from the coding sequence ATGTATTGTTCTAAATGTGGGGGAGAATTAAAGGATGATTTTTCATTTTGTCCTAAATGTGGAGAAAAAAATAGTCATAATTCCAATTCTAAAGTGATTAAAAAAAGTGAAAATGACTTTTCGAAAAGGAAAGTTATTACAGATGAGGGTTATTATAAGATAATAAATAATTTAGATTCCTATTTTGGAAGGTTAAAAAACACAAACAAATTAATTATGTTTTCAGTATATTTTTTTATATGTTTTTTTGTTATATCTAGTGTGATGTATGGAGATGCTTTTGCTGATATATCCATTATACCGTTACTGCTCTTTGCCTTTTTGTATTTTGGATTATTAAATTTCATATTAATTAGTAATCACGGATATGATTCAAAATTAAAGATTCAAATATCAGTAATTCTATTTTTTACTTCACTTGCATCTTTGTACATAAATTATGAGGATTCAGTCGATAAATTATTCAATAGTGGTGACGTATTTACATTTTGCTCGTTTGTAAGTTTAATAATAACTGTAATCAACTTAGTTATTTTTAATATTGTTTCTAGGGAATTAAAAAAAGCAAAGGAAAGTTCTGTTTTAACAAATGATTTGTCACAATAA
- a CDS encoding recombinase family protein — translation MSKGKFLSYVRVSTVEQNEQRQVKAIEERASIDKWFIEKVSGKDTKRPQLQAMLDYMREGDTVIINDFSRLARSTRDLLELVELMQKKNVTLVSLKENINTSTPQGKLMLTMLGAINEFERMNMLERQREGIAIAKAKGKYKGRKSIEIDEKFKGLYEKFMSREINKTQFADELGVSRTTLYKLMGEYEKSNIY, via the coding sequence ATGAGCAAAGGAAAATTTTTAAGTTATGTCAGGGTATCAACAGTCGAACAAAATGAACAAAGACAGGTAAAAGCAATTGAAGAAAGAGCCAGCATTGACAAATGGTTCATTGAGAAGGTAAGTGGAAAAGACACGAAAAGACCACAATTACAAGCCATGCTCGATTATATGCGTGAAGGTGATACAGTTATCATCAATGACTTTTCACGACTTGCTAGGAGTACAAGGGATTTACTTGAATTGGTTGAGCTAATGCAGAAAAAGAACGTTACGTTAGTTTCTTTAAAAGAAAATATAAACACATCAACGCCACAAGGAAAACTAATGCTTACAATGTTAGGGGCAATAAACGAATTTGAAAGAATGAATATGTTAGAACGACAACGTGAAGGCATTGCAATTGCAAAGGCAAAGGGCAAATATAAGGGAAGAAAGTCAATTGAAATAGACGAGAAATTCAAGGGATTATATGAGAAATTTATGTCACGTGAAATCAATAAGACACAGTTTGCAGATGAATTAGGCGTAAGTAGAACAACATTGTACAAGTTAATGGGGGAATATGAAAAATCTAACATTTATTGA
- a CDS encoding nucleotidyltransferase-like protein, with protein sequence MEDFLRPLYQERASQANTLGVLFIEKKQKSIPTTDTFDAVLLIVVKEAEQAVFIKHYTYEYKKAALHVVTEEQINQWILLGTNRKIFDWFYNGKIQFDRNEYLYNLKKELMEFPFYGRKVKMGLEFARLIRRYMDGKAFFENKHHLDAYNHVVHSLHHLARLAVIENGFHPEVTVWHQVKQIEPEIFKLYSELVTSEESIEKRLELLFLASEFLIHSRTKVGIMHLQEVLAQKDIWAFQEILSHDELKEYSVDLSMLLEYLIEKGYIEVVNQETKGQGVFHRYYKVAEKLS encoded by the coding sequence ATGGAAGACTTTCTCCGTCCTTTATATCAGGAACGGGCAAGCCAAGCGAACACACTTGGTGTCTTATTTATAGAAAAGAAACAAAAATCTATTCCTACTACAGATACGTTTGATGCTGTTTTACTTATTGTTGTTAAGGAAGCGGAACAAGCTGTTTTTATTAAACATTACACCTATGAATATAAAAAAGCTGCTTTACATGTTGTAACAGAAGAACAAATTAACCAGTGGATTCTTCTTGGTACCAATCGTAAAATCTTTGATTGGTTTTACAATGGGAAAATTCAATTCGATCGTAATGAGTACCTTTATAATTTGAAAAAGGAGCTTATGGAATTTCCTTTCTATGGTAGAAAGGTAAAGATGGGACTCGAGTTTGCAAGATTAATTCGCCGCTATATGGATGGAAAGGCCTTCTTTGAAAATAAGCATCATTTAGATGCATATAATCATGTGGTACACTCTCTTCATCATTTAGCAAGACTTGCTGTAATAGAAAATGGCTTTCATCCTGAAGTGACTGTATGGCATCAGGTAAAACAAATTGAACCTGAAATTTTCAAATTGTATTCAGAGCTTGTAACGAGTGAAGAATCAATTGAGAAAAGGCTCGAACTATTATTTTTAGCAAGTGAGTTCCTTATTCATTCAAGAACGAAAGTAGGCATTATGCATCTTCAAGAAGTCTTAGCACAAAAGGACATTTGGGCGTTCCAAGAAATCTTGAGTCATGATGAGCTGAAGGAATACTCGGTAGACTTAAGTATGTTATTAGAGTACTTAATAGAAAAAGGATATATTGAGGTTGTTAATCAGGAAACAAAGGGGCAAGGTGTTTTTCATAGATATTATAAAGTAGCTGAAAAATTATCGTAA
- a CDS encoding alpha/beta fold hydrolase — protein MSNQNIEIVNLINEDGQSVHTKIIGEGEPIVFLHGGPGSEHRFFLPHVLPLSCNFKLVFYDQRGCGESNTALNNQYSMEDEVHTLELLRKELKLEKINLFGESWGSMLALLYATSYPERVNKILLTASIGVTAEGFKTFEEELEKRLSKEDKISLSSLENRLKNGDSNIEEILAILDKYYVYSEEALMQKDKISINTSVNDSISKDILDNYDLTEQLDVIKNIPILIAQGSHDILTPNLIKKLLLDYIPHAELVEIAECGHWTVLEKPNEMIKITNQFFAKGI, from the coding sequence ATGTCTAATCAAAATATTGAGATAGTAAACTTAATTAATGAAGATGGTCAAAGTGTACATACCAAAATTATTGGGGAAGGAGAACCTATTGTTTTCTTGCACGGAGGACCTGGAAGTGAGCATCGCTTTTTTCTTCCACATGTGCTTCCACTATCTTGTAACTTTAAGTTAGTTTTTTATGACCAAAGAGGATGTGGAGAATCAAATACAGCCTTAAATAATCAATATTCTATGGAAGATGAAGTTCACACATTGGAATTATTACGCAAAGAATTAAAATTAGAGAAAATAAACCTTTTCGGAGAATCATGGGGTTCTATGTTGGCACTACTATACGCAACTTCTTATCCAGAAAGAGTAAATAAGATACTCCTTACTGCATCAATAGGTGTAACAGCAGAAGGTTTTAAAACCTTTGAGGAAGAATTAGAAAAAAGGTTGTCAAAAGAAGATAAAATAAGCCTTTCTTCTTTAGAGAATAGACTTAAAAACGGTGATTCAAATATTGAGGAGATTCTCGCTATTTTAGATAAATATTATGTGTATTCAGAAGAAGCATTAATGCAAAAAGATAAAATTTCTATAAATACAAGCGTCAATGATTCAATAAGTAAAGATATTTTGGATAATTATGACCTTACCGAGCAATTAGATGTGATTAAAAATATTCCCATTTTAATTGCACAAGGTAGCCATGATATTCTAACTCCTAATCTTATAAAAAAATTGTTGTTAGATTATATTCCTCATGCAGAATTAGTGGAAATTGCAGAGTGTGGACATTGGACTGTTTTGGAAAAACCTAATGAAATGATTAAGATTACTAACCAATTTTTTGCTAAGGGTATTTGA